A single window of Deltaproteobacteria bacterium DNA harbors:
- a CDS encoding TldD/PmbA family protein: MIRVRLVAFLFAALLLIRVTGAWAIGDDPSLRKPVMDALVAELERTRTLKMEGFDPAYFTSFLYTTSTGWVLNARSGALFDDYELRNRSIYVESRVGDYHFDSSGNGGFQMDVAANTENRTFGGPIEPDADALRSQLWLAADQAYKNALTQYLGKKGKTVYSKTEKEKEGFDDFSREEPQVFESESLEIPFDRAEWADFARELTKRMNAVPEVVEGQVRVALEVETRYYVNTEGARIVETDGLLSFYARATGYADDGMQLQNHFQRYASSKAGLPAKDELRKAADRMVEDLVALCKAEVIDPISAPAILDAQTTGVFFHEAVGHRLEGERMRDTQEGQTFKGKVGAAILPSFIDVHDDPTMDRFAGDDLNGFYRFDTEGVPARRVTLIESGVLRNFLLSRAPIPGFGTSNGHGRGDGKLDPMGRMANLIVTSRKTVSPEALKKALMRETKRQGKPYGLILKNSRGGETMTGRVNFQAFMNVPTLIYKVDPDTGAETLVRGASLVGTPLVSISKILMTDDQPGVFNGFCGAESGFIPVAAAAPAALVGEIELQRTSSPPKRPPILPAPYGK; the protein is encoded by the coding sequence ATGATTCGAGTGCGTCTGGTCGCGTTTTTGTTCGCCGCATTGCTGCTCATCCGCGTCACCGGCGCGTGGGCGATTGGTGACGATCCTTCGCTGCGCAAACCCGTCATGGACGCGCTCGTCGCCGAACTCGAACGCACGCGCACGCTGAAGATGGAAGGGTTCGATCCGGCGTACTTCACCTCGTTCCTCTACACCACCTCGACGGGATGGGTGCTCAACGCGCGTTCCGGCGCGCTCTTTGACGATTACGAGCTGCGCAATCGGTCGATCTATGTCGAGTCGCGCGTGGGCGACTATCACTTCGATTCGTCGGGCAACGGCGGGTTCCAGATGGACGTCGCCGCGAATACCGAAAACCGAACCTTCGGAGGGCCGATCGAGCCCGACGCCGACGCGCTGCGTTCGCAGCTCTGGCTCGCGGCGGATCAGGCCTACAAGAACGCGCTCACGCAGTACCTCGGCAAGAAGGGCAAGACGGTCTATTCGAAAACCGAAAAAGAGAAGGAAGGCTTCGACGATTTTTCTCGCGAGGAGCCGCAGGTCTTCGAAAGCGAAAGCCTCGAGATCCCCTTCGACCGCGCCGAGTGGGCCGATTTTGCCCGTGAACTCACGAAGCGCATGAACGCGGTGCCCGAGGTCGTCGAGGGGCAGGTGCGCGTCGCGCTCGAGGTGGAGACCCGATATTACGTCAACACCGAGGGCGCGCGGATCGTCGAAACCGACGGGCTGCTTTCTTTTTACGCCCGCGCGACCGGTTACGCCGATGATGGCATGCAATTGCAGAATCACTTCCAGCGTTATGCCTCGTCGAAGGCGGGCCTTCCCGCGAAGGACGAGCTGCGCAAGGCCGCGGACCGGATGGTCGAGGACCTCGTCGCGCTGTGTAAAGCCGAGGTCATCGATCCGATTTCCGCGCCGGCGATCCTCGACGCGCAGACGACCGGCGTGTTTTTTCACGAGGCCGTCGGCCACCGCCTCGAAGGCGAGCGCATGCGCGACACGCAGGAGGGCCAGACCTTTAAGGGCAAGGTCGGCGCGGCGATCCTTCCGTCATTCATCGACGTGCACGACGATCCGACGATGGACCGATTCGCGGGCGATGACCTGAATGGATTCTACCGCTTCGACACCGAGGGCGTACCCGCGCGGCGCGTGACGCTGATCGAAAGCGGCGTGCTGCGAAACTTTCTGCTCTCCCGCGCGCCGATTCCGGGTTTCGGGACCAGCAACGGCCACGGACGCGGAGACGGCAAGCTCGACCCGATGGGGCGCATGGCGAACCTGATCGTCACGTCGCGCAAAACGGTTTCGCCCGAGGCGCTCAAGAAGGCTCTGATGCGAGAGACGAAACGCCAAGGCAAACCCTACGGCCTGATCCTCAAGAATTCGCGCGGCGGCGAGACGATGACGGGCCGCGTGAACTTCCAGGCGTTCATGAACGTGCCGACGCTGATCTACAAGGTCGACCCCGACACGGGCGCCGAGACGCTGGTGCGCGGGGCGTCGCTGGTGGGAACGCCGCTGGTGTCAATCTCGAAGATCCTGATGACCGACGACCAACCCGGCGTCTTTAACGGATTCTGCGGCGCGGAGTCGGGCTTCATTCCCGTTGCGGCGGCCGCGCCCGCGGCGCTCGTCGGCGAGATCGAACTCCAGCGCACGTCGTCGCCGCCGAAGCGCCCCCCGATCCTCCCCGCGCCGTACGGGAAGTGA
- the topA gene encoding type I DNA topoisomerase — protein MSQTLLIVESPAKAKTLKKYLGTGYDVKASVGHVRDLPTSDLGVDVAKDFAVKYVTIPGKEKVLKELKDAAKKADVILLAPDPDREGEAIAWHVAQAIGAKGKTVQRVMFNEITKRAVLEALKHPMKLDENRFNSQQARRILDRLVGYNLSPFLWKKVKYGLSAGRVQSVAVRVVLEREEKIRAFTPREYWVIDADVQKGETAPFAVKLVRIGDKKAEIDNAKDAEAVRAALVAGKFRVLDIQTKTTQRKPSPPFITSTLQQAASGQLRMSPKQTMAVAQQLYEGVDVTGEGPEGLITYMRTDAVRIAPEAQAAAAEYIRETWGERYLPEKPNFYKSGKGAQEAHEAIRPTRIDLPPEKLEGHLKPEQFRLYRLIWRRFIASQMVPAELSQKTVEVENGTYVLAVTTTEETFAGYMRAWRDGGDIEADRRTEEEDDQFHRRATDGAAPRVVLPTLAIGDELAGREVRTEQRFTQPPPRFSEAALIRELEELGIGRPSTYASIMTTIQDKGYVEKISGALHPTPLGEVVTRLLIDAFPVVLDVGFTASMEEHLDEVEEGRMAYTALLHEFYNPFEKTLHNAQEHLKDFKLKGQATDIACEKCGHPMGIKFGRGGAYLACSNYPTCKSSKNFKKDENGKIVVVEDETTEVACEKCGSPMIKREGRWGPYLACSGYPDCKNIVSLKAPKAKPRYEVHDAHAPACGECQSKMVLRVSRYGSHFWSCSKYPKCKGTAPYDTGFSCMTPDCKGTLVERLPRKRGAKKTPFWACNTCDFLTGDRPVPTPCPKCAHAWVAERIPTGAPEGSPHETRCPKCGHVLVSADPGAAQIAS, from the coding sequence ATGAGCCAGACCCTGCTCATCGTCGAGTCGCCGGCCAAGGCGAAGACGCTGAAGAAGTATCTGGGCACGGGTTACGACGTGAAGGCGAGCGTGGGCCACGTCCGCGACCTGCCCACGTCGGACCTCGGCGTCGACGTCGCGAAAGACTTCGCGGTCAAGTACGTCACCATCCCCGGCAAGGAAAAGGTGCTCAAAGAACTCAAGGACGCCGCGAAAAAGGCGGACGTCATCCTGCTCGCCCCCGACCCCGACCGCGAGGGAGAGGCCATCGCCTGGCACGTCGCGCAGGCCATCGGAGCGAAGGGCAAGACGGTCCAGCGCGTCATGTTCAACGAGATTACCAAGCGCGCGGTACTGGAAGCCCTCAAGCACCCGATGAAGCTCGACGAAAACAGGTTCAACAGCCAGCAGGCCCGGCGCATTCTCGACCGCCTCGTCGGATACAACCTGTCGCCCTTCCTCTGGAAAAAGGTGAAATACGGCCTGTCGGCCGGGCGCGTGCAGAGCGTCGCCGTGCGCGTGGTGCTCGAACGCGAAGAGAAGATCCGAGCCTTCACGCCCCGCGAATACTGGGTCATCGACGCCGACGTGCAAAAAGGCGAAACCGCGCCGTTCGCGGTCAAGCTGGTGCGTATCGGCGACAAGAAGGCCGAGATCGACAACGCGAAGGACGCCGAGGCCGTGCGCGCCGCGCTCGTGGCGGGCAAATTCCGCGTTCTGGACATCCAGACCAAGACCACGCAGCGCAAGCCCAGCCCGCCCTTCATCACGAGCACATTGCAGCAGGCGGCGAGCGGGCAGCTTCGCATGTCGCCCAAGCAGACGATGGCCGTGGCGCAGCAGCTCTACGAGGGCGTGGACGTCACCGGCGAAGGGCCCGAGGGACTCATCACCTACATGCGTACCGACGCCGTGCGCATCGCCCCCGAGGCGCAGGCCGCCGCCGCGGAGTACATCCGCGAGACGTGGGGCGAGCGGTATCTGCCGGAAAAACCCAACTTCTATAAAAGTGGAAAAGGTGCGCAGGAAGCGCACGAGGCGATTCGCCCCACGCGCATCGACCTGCCGCCCGAGAAGCTCGAAGGGCATCTCAAGCCTGAGCAGTTCCGGCTCTACCGCCTGATCTGGCGGCGGTTCATCGCGAGCCAGATGGTGCCCGCGGAACTGTCGCAAAAGACCGTCGAGGTCGAAAACGGAACCTACGTCCTGGCCGTCACCACGACCGAGGAGACCTTCGCGGGTTACATGCGCGCCTGGCGTGACGGCGGCGACATCGAAGCCGACCGGCGCACTGAAGAGGAAGACGACCAGTTCCACCGCCGCGCGACCGACGGAGCGGCCCCCCGCGTCGTGCTGCCGACGCTCGCGATTGGTGACGAACTCGCCGGCCGCGAAGTGCGCACCGAGCAGCGCTTCACGCAGCCCCCGCCGCGTTTCTCCGAGGCCGCGCTGATCCGCGAGCTCGAGGAGCTGGGCATCGGTCGCCCGTCCACCTACGCGTCGATCATGACGACGATCCAGGACAAGGGGTACGTCGAAAAAATCAGCGGCGCGCTGCACCCGACGCCGCTCGGCGAGGTGGTGACGCGGCTGCTCATCGACGCGTTCCCCGTCGTGCTCGACGTGGGCTTCACCGCGTCGATGGAAGAGCACCTTGACGAGGTCGAGGAAGGGCGCATGGCGTACACCGCCCTGCTCCACGAGTTCTACAATCCCTTCGAAAAGACCCTGCACAACGCGCAGGAGCACCTCAAGGACTTCAAGCTCAAGGGCCAGGCGACGGACATCGCGTGCGAGAAGTGCGGCCACCCGATGGGCATCAAGTTCGGGCGCGGCGGCGCGTATCTCGCGTGCTCCAACTATCCGACTTGCAAGAGCTCCAAGAACTTCAAGAAAGACGAAAACGGCAAGATCGTCGTTGTGGAAGACGAGACCACCGAGGTCGCCTGCGAAAAATGCGGCAGCCCGATGATCAAGCGCGAAGGGCGCTGGGGCCCGTATCTCGCGTGCTCGGGCTACCCCGACTGCAAGAACATCGTCAGCCTCAAGGCGCCCAAGGCCAAGCCGCGCTACGAGGTCCACGACGCGCACGCCCCCGCGTGCGGTGAGTGCCAGTCGAAGATGGTGCTGCGCGTCTCGCGATACGGTTCGCATTTCTGGTCGTGCTCGAAATACCCCAAGTGCAAGGGCACCGCGCCCTACGACACCGGGTTCTCGTGCATGACGCCGGACTGCAAGGGCACGCTCGTCGAACGCCTGCCCCGCAAGCGCGGCGCGAAAAAGACGCCGTTCTGGGCGTGCAACACGTGCGACTTCCTGACCGGCGACCGCCCGGTGCCCACGCCGTGTCCGAAATGCGCGCACGCCTGGGTGGCCGAGCGCATCCCCACGGGCGCGCCCGAGGGCTCGCCGCACGAGACGCGCTGCCCGAAGTGCGGGCACGTGCTCGTTTCCGCCGATCCCGGGGCCGCGCAGATCGCCTCATGA
- the trmFO gene encoding methylenetetrahydrofolate--tRNA-(uracil(54)-C(5))-methyltransferase (FADH(2)-oxidizing) TrmFO, protein MTPGHDLLVVGAGLAGCEAAHLAARTGLRVRLVDIKPEAKTPAHKLHGPAELVCSNSLGSNRPETAPGQLKAEMRRLGSVILPAADAARVPAGGSLAVHRETMSRETERLLADEGVRVECAEIRELPDEPAIVATGPLTTDGLAAAIREATGSDGLFFFDATSPIVAADTIDREVVFAAGRWDKGDPDYLNCPMTREEYEAFFAALVAAEKVAPHDFEDDRVFEACMPIESIASRGPMTLAFGPMRPVGLVDPRTGRRPFAVVQLRREDAHGEAYNLVGFQTRMKWGDQQRVLRMIPGLANAEFLRLGVMHRNTYVDGPRVLTPTLALEARPNVRLAGQITGVEGYTESAACGMLAALFAVAEARGIEIPPPPPTTLMGALHGHVTASPARPYLPMNANLGILPGIEETLRKMGKAERRAAKVERAARDFEEWAKGLSVLR, encoded by the coding sequence ATGACGCCCGGCCACGACCTGCTCGTGGTCGGCGCGGGTCTAGCGGGCTGCGAGGCCGCGCATCTCGCGGCGCGCACCGGGTTGCGGGTGCGTCTCGTGGATATCAAACCCGAGGCGAAGACCCCCGCGCACAAGCTCCATGGCCCCGCCGAACTCGTCTGCTCCAATTCGCTCGGCTCCAATCGCCCCGAGACCGCGCCGGGCCAGCTCAAAGCCGAGATGCGCCGCTTGGGCTCGGTGATCCTGCCCGCGGCCGACGCCGCGCGTGTGCCCGCCGGCGGCAGCCTCGCCGTTCACCGTGAGACGATGAGCCGCGAGACCGAGCGCCTTCTCGCCGATGAGGGCGTGCGCGTCGAGTGCGCCGAGATCCGCGAGTTGCCGGACGAACCCGCGATCGTCGCGACGGGTCCGCTTACGACGGACGGCCTCGCCGCCGCGATCCGCGAGGCGACGGGGAGCGACGGGCTCTTTTTCTTCGACGCCACCTCGCCCATCGTCGCCGCGGACACCATCGACCGCGAGGTCGTTTTCGCCGCGGGGCGCTGGGACAAGGGCGATCCCGACTATCTCAATTGCCCGATGACGCGCGAGGAGTACGAAGCGTTTTTCGCCGCCCTCGTCGCCGCCGAAAAGGTGGCGCCGCACGACTTCGAGGATGACCGCGTCTTCGAGGCGTGCATGCCGATCGAGTCGATCGCGTCGCGCGGGCCGATGACGCTCGCCTTCGGCCCCATGCGCCCCGTCGGCCTCGTCGATCCGCGCACCGGGCGGCGGCCCTTCGCCGTGGTGCAACTGCGTCGCGAGGATGCGCATGGCGAGGCGTACAACCTCGTCGGATTTCAGACGCGCATGAAGTGGGGCGATCAGCAGCGCGTGCTGCGTATGATCCCCGGCCTCGCGAACGCCGAGTTCCTGCGCCTCGGGGTCATGCATCGCAATACATATGTGGACGGCCCGCGCGTACTGACGCCGACGCTCGCTCTCGAAGCGCGGCCGAATGTACGGCTCGCGGGTCAGATCACCGGTGTCGAGGGTTATACCGAGAGCGCGGCGTGCGGCATGCTCGCGGCGCTGTTCGCGGTGGCCGAGGCGCGGGGGATCGAGATCCCGCCGCCGCCGCCCACCACGCTGATGGGCGCTCTGCACGGCCACGTCACTGCGTCCCCCGCGCGTCCCTATCTACCGATGAACGCAAACCTCGGCATATTGCCCGGCATCGAAGAGACGTTGCGAAAGATGGGCAAGGCCGAGCGCCGCGCGGCGAAGGTCGAACGCGCCGCGCGGGACTTCGAGGAGTGGGCGAAGGGTCTGTCGGTACTGCGCTGA
- a CDS encoding DegT/DnrJ/EryC1/StrS family aminotransferase: protein MNAPARGALPRRRGFGSVRAVRLGGIAVAEPVTAVKFLDLAAQFAQVEAPIRAAIDDILSTQGFIGGPYVEHAEADVLGYCGMPEGAAIAVSSGTDALLAVLMAMGVGAGDEVVTTPYTFFATAGVIHRVGARPVFVDIDPVTYNIDVSRVAAAITERTRAVMPVHLFGMCVDMDALEAACRSVPIVEDAAQSLGARDRGRRAGSMGVAGCFSFYPGKNLGVLGDGGMVVTRDRELGEAIRRLRNHGQAELYRHTAVGGNFRLDAIHCATVSAKLPHLDRWSAERAANAARYDALFHEAGLVGRGVTALPDAAAPGHVFNQYVIRAERRDELMAHLRASGIGGMVYYPIPLHRQPCFEYLGYREGDFPESERAARETLALPVYPEIPATHQQHVVETIQSFYGA, encoded by the coding sequence ATGAACGCGCCCGCGCGCGGCGCATTGCCGCGCCGTCGCGGTTTTGGTAGCGTCCGCGCCGTCCGCCTGGGAGGAATCGCCGTGGCCGAACCCGTGACCGCCGTCAAGTTTCTCGATCTCGCCGCGCAGTTCGCGCAGGTCGAAGCGCCGATCCGCGCGGCGATCGACGACATCCTCTCCACGCAGGGCTTTATCGGCGGACCGTACGTCGAGCACGCCGAGGCCGACGTGCTCGGCTATTGCGGCATGCCGGAGGGCGCGGCAATCGCGGTGTCGTCGGGCACCGACGCGCTGCTGGCCGTTCTGATGGCGATGGGCGTAGGCGCGGGCGACGAGGTCGTCACGACGCCGTACACGTTTTTCGCCACGGCGGGGGTTATCCACCGCGTCGGCGCGCGGCCCGTCTTCGTGGACATCGACCCCGTCACGTATAACATCGACGTTTCGCGCGTCGCCGCGGCGATCACCGAGCGCACCCGCGCCGTGATGCCCGTGCACCTGTTCGGGATGTGCGTGGACATGGACGCGCTCGAAGCCGCGTGCCGGAGCGTGCCGATCGTCGAGGACGCGGCGCAGTCGCTGGGCGCGCGCGACCGGGGCCGGCGCGCGGGTTCGATGGGGGTTGCGGGATGCTTCAGCTTCTACCCGGGTAAAAATCTCGGCGTGCTCGGCGACGGCGGCATGGTGGTGACGCGCGACCGCGAACTCGGCGAGGCGATCCGCCGCCTGCGCAACCACGGTCAGGCCGAGCTCTATCGCCACACGGCGGTGGGCGGCAATTTCCGGCTCGACGCCATCCATTGTGCGACGGTGAGCGCGAAGTTGCCGCATCTCGACCGCTGGAGCGCCGAGCGCGCGGCCAACGCGGCGCGCTACGACGCGCTTTTCCACGAGGCCGGGCTCGTCGGGCGCGGCGTGACGGCGCTGCCCGACGCCGCCGCGCCGGGCCACGTGTTCAATCAATATGTCATCCGCGCCGAGCGCCGCGACGAGCTGATGGCGCACCTGCGTGCGTCGGGCATCGGGGGCATGGTGTACTACCCGATTCCGCTGCACCGGCAGCCGTGTTTCGAGTATCTCGGTTATCGCGAGGGGGATTTTCCCGAGAGCGAACGCGCCGCGCGCGAGACGCTGGCCCTGCCGGTCTATCCGGAGATCCCGGCGACGCACCAGCAGCACGTCGTGGAGACGATCCAGTCGTTTTACGGGGCGTGA
- a CDS encoding penicillin acylase family protein — translation MKMFWRSRARTACLVALVAALACGCARMWVGAGFPREGEEIVEVAGVSGEVRIDYDEWYVPHVRALSERDAMIGLGYAMASARLFQLDLYRRIARGDLAGLTGPEITLRDESGETTLDAVEIDLWLRLLDFADTGRRHLEASSPETKARLSAFADGINAFAREREGELSAPYSVPAFLGGKHFRMWNAEDSAAIAAMLSFGLSQNLQEEAFAVAALRDGMSIEQILDYISPDVAIAPDAYEYVRAFRGRLGGVRFLKGLEHFQRFIAGSRHLTAELSASNNWVVGPSKSASGKPMLANDPHVSTSMPPFWFAAHVQSPEWSVAGAFAPGVPVALAGHNGRVAWGVTAVHADTIDLALEQVDGARKTFVQDGKTYGMTRRALRARVKDEIVTRDAWATAFGPVISELAPDSTWAVSMRWVGWEGTRVLDAGFGLFDAKSAKDVSALAGDFGSLALNLVYADVDGHIGWSVTGDIPERTGYTGVLPKDGRTSAQEWTGLMAHDARPGAYDPKSGIIVTANNRPDHAAADKITSSYPAPYRHDRIVEKLKAKDKLTLADMRETQSDLHSNQADKLLPIVLGVAPRSPDAQDALATLRSWKKAVRADSPGALYWEVFLDSFQRRLAAQIPAGARGAYLWRDPFGPILADALPREKTVWWGSALERDVLVEDALADAAARLRKMFGARLDTATWGDLHKLYFEHPLAEAKAIGKFYRLPPLPFGGDAATVSSGTYRLGHSFDATNYSSLRFAIDMAAPGEARFAIPGGQSEIGRHPSYANLLLGWYEGGDYPLLHRDEDLSRAAKAATVILKRPAK, via the coding sequence ATGAAGATGTTCTGGCGGAGTCGGGCGCGGACGGCATGCCTCGTCGCTCTCGTCGCCGCGCTGGCGTGCGGTTGCGCGCGCATGTGGGTCGGCGCCGGGTTCCCGCGCGAGGGCGAGGAGATCGTCGAGGTCGCCGGCGTCTCGGGCGAGGTGCGTATCGACTACGACGAGTGGTACGTGCCGCACGTGCGCGCGCTGTCCGAACGCGACGCGATGATCGGCCTCGGCTATGCGATGGCCTCGGCGCGGCTGTTTCAGCTCGATCTTTACCGGCGTATCGCGCGCGGCGATCTCGCGGGGCTGACCGGTCCCGAGATCACGCTGCGTGACGAGTCGGGCGAAACGACGCTCGACGCGGTGGAGATCGATCTGTGGCTGCGCCTGCTCGACTTCGCCGACACGGGCCGCCGACACCTGGAGGCGTCGAGCCCCGAAACGAAGGCGCGGCTCTCCGCCTTCGCCGACGGCATCAATGCCTTCGCCCGCGAACGCGAGGGCGAGTTGTCCGCGCCGTACTCCGTGCCCGCGTTTCTCGGCGGCAAACATTTCCGGATGTGGAACGCCGAGGACAGCGCGGCGATCGCGGCGATGCTCTCGTTCGGCCTTTCGCAGAATCTGCAGGAAGAGGCGTTTGCGGTGGCGGCACTGCGTGACGGCATGTCGATCGAGCAGATCCTCGACTACATTTCGCCCGACGTCGCGATCGCGCCGGACGCGTACGAATACGTTCGCGCGTTTCGCGGGCGGCTCGGCGGCGTGCGTTTCCTGAAAGGGCTGGAGCACTTTCAGCGTTTCATCGCGGGCTCGCGGCACCTGACCGCGGAGCTGTCGGCGAGCAACAACTGGGTCGTCGGCCCGTCGAAATCCGCGAGCGGCAAGCCGATGCTCGCGAATGATCCGCACGTCTCGACCTCGATGCCGCCCTTCTGGTTCGCCGCGCACGTGCAGTCGCCGGAGTGGTCCGTGGCGGGGGCGTTCGCGCCGGGCGTGCCGGTAGCGCTCGCCGGCCACAACGGTCGCGTGGCGTGGGGCGTCACCGCCGTGCACGCCGACACGATCGACCTCGCCCTCGAGCAGGTGGACGGCGCGCGCAAGACCTTCGTGCAGGACGGCAAGACGTACGGCATGACGCGGCGGGCGCTGCGCGCGCGGGTGAAGGACGAGATCGTGACGCGCGACGCGTGGGCGACCGCGTTCGGCCCGGTCATCAGCGAGCTCGCGCCCGACTCGACATGGGCGGTGTCGATGCGTTGGGTCGGATGGGAAGGCACGCGCGTGCTCGACGCGGGATTCGGCCTCTTCGACGCGAAATCGGCAAAGGACGTTTCCGCGCTCGCGGGCGACTTCGGCTCGCTTGCCCTCAACCTTGTGTACGCGGATGTCGATGGGCACATCGGCTGGTCGGTCACGGGCGATATCCCCGAGCGCACCGGTTACACCGGCGTGCTGCCCAAGGACGGACGCACCTCGGCGCAGGAGTGGACGGGCCTGATGGCGCACGACGCGCGCCCCGGCGCGTACGATCCCAAATCGGGGATCATCGTCACGGCGAACAACCGGCCCGACCACGCGGCGGCGGACAAGATCACATCGTCGTATCCCGCGCCGTACCGCCACGACCGCATCGTCGAAAAGCTCAAAGCCAAGGACAAACTCACCCTCGCCGACATGCGCGAGACGCAGTCCGATCTGCACAGCAATCAGGCCGACAAGCTGCTGCCGATCGTGCTGGGCGTCGCGCCGCGTTCGCCCGACGCGCAGGATGCCCTGGCCACGTTGCGCTCGTGGAAAAAGGCCGTGCGTGCCGATTCGCCGGGGGCGCTCTACTGGGAGGTCTTTCTCGACAGCTTCCAGCGGCGGCTCGCCGCGCAGATCCCCGCGGGCGCGCGCGGGGCGTACCTTTGGCGCGATCCCTTCGGCCCGATTCTGGCCGACGCGCTCCCGCGCGAAAAAACCGTGTGGTGGGGCAGCGCGCTCGAACGCGACGTATTGGTCGAGGACGCCCTCGCCGACGCGGCGGCGCGCCTGCGCAAGATGTTCGGCGCGCGGCTCGACACGGCGACGTGGGGCGACCTGCACAAGCTGTATTTCGAGCATCCGCTCGCCGAGGCGAAGGCGATCGGCAAGTTCTATCGGCTGCCGCCGCTGCCCTTCGGCGGCGACGCGGCGACGGTGTCGAGCGGCACCTACCGGCTCGGGCATTCGTTCGACGCGACGAACTACTCGTCGCTGCGTTTCGCGATCGACATGGCCGCTCCCGGCGAGGCGCGCTTCGCGATCCCCGGCGGGCAGTCCGAGATCGGCCGGCATCCGTCCTACGCGAACCTGCTGCTCGGCTGGTACGAAGGCGGCGACTACCCGCTGCTCCATCGCGACGAAGATCTGTCCCGCGCGGCCAAAGCGGCGACGGTGATTTTGAAGCGCCCGGCGAAATAA
- a CDS encoding type II toxin-antitoxin system Phd/YefM family antitoxin codes for MKCSVKFLLSHLDELLDQVAATGEPIEIRRKGRRLKIMVADQSGGPESPSKKVIEWTRRDGVVKGDPEELAHIDWSQSWKPDV; via the coding sequence ATGAAATGCAGCGTGAAGTTCTTGCTCAGCCATCTCGATGAACTCCTCGACCAAGTCGCTGCGACCGGCGAGCCGATCGAAATTCGTCGTAAAGGCAGGCGACTGAAGATCATGGTCGCGGATCAGTCAGGCGGTCCCGAAAGCCCATCAAAAAAGGTGATCGAATGGACGCGCCGCGACGGCGTAGTCAAGGGGGACCCAGAGGAATTGGCGCATATCGACTGGTCCCAAAGCTGGAAACCGGACGTTTGA
- the dprA gene encoding DNA-protecting protein DprA has translation MPAPNAANDHRLALSALDAKGVGPVTARRLIAAFGSAEHVFGQPVDLLVEAGAPAGAARAIVGFDEWDRVAAAKSTLAAIGARVISIDDDDYPTPLRALDDAPLLLYVLGEWQGEDHLAVAMVGTRNPTDYGLRTARSLAREFAGASLAVVSGLALGIDTACHEGALAAPDGRTLAVLGSGIDNITPRSNAGLARMIADGRGAVMTEFFPGMQSFPQNFPRRNRLISGLSMGVVVIEAGEKSGTLHTVDYANRQGKPVFALPGPIDSPASRGTNALIRDGAPPVTEAMDVIAQILPEFARRERVPTPPRIDAEHHKRSFGLTGEPACVLEALSLEPRHIDDLAGATGLPAQRLLTILLELELRGAIRARPGGHYVLNL, from the coding sequence ATGCCCGCACCGAACGCCGCCAATGACCACCGACTCGCGCTCTCGGCGCTCGACGCAAAGGGCGTGGGGCCGGTCACGGCGCGGCGGCTGATCGCGGCGTTCGGTTCCGCCGAGCACGTCTTTGGCCAGCCCGTCGATCTGCTCGTCGAGGCGGGTGCACCCGCCGGCGCGGCCCGGGCGATCGTGGGTTTCGACGAGTGGGACCGCGTCGCGGCGGCGAAGTCCACGCTCGCGGCCATCGGCGCGCGGGTGATTTCGATCGACGACGACGACTACCCCACTCCCCTGCGCGCGCTCGATGACGCCCCGCTCCTGCTTTATGTGCTCGGCGAATGGCAGGGCGAGGATCATCTGGCCGTCGCCATGGTCGGCACGCGAAACCCCACGGACTACGGCTTGCGCACGGCCCGATCCCTCGCCCGCGAGTTCGCGGGGGCGTCGCTCGCCGTGGTGTCGGGTCTCGCGCTCGGCATCGACACCGCCTGCCACGAAGGCGCGCTCGCCGCGCCGGATGGACGCACGCTGGCCGTGCTGGGATCGGGCATCGACAACATCACGCCGCGCTCCAACGCCGGGCTCGCGCGGATGATCGCCGACGGGCGCGGCGCGGTGATGACGGAGTTTTTTCCGGGCATGCAGTCCTTTCCGCAGAACTTTCCCCGACGCAACCGGTTGATCTCGGGCCTCTCCATGGGCGTGGTGGTGATCGAAGCCGGTGAGAAATCGGGCACCTTACACACGGTCGATTACGCGAACCGACAGGGAAAACCCGTTTTCGCCCTGCCCGGCCCCATCGACTCGCCCGCGTCGCGGGGCACCAACGCGCTCATCCGCGACGGTGCGCCGCCCGTCACCGAAGCGATGGACGTGATCGCGCAGATCCTGCCCGAATTCGCGCGCCGCGAGCGCGTTCCGACCCCTCCCCGGATCGATGCGGAACATCATAAGCGCTCATTCGGCTTGACAGGGGAACCCGCTTGTGTGTTAGAAGCCCTCTCTTTGGAGCCCCGGCACATCGACGATCTCGCCGGAGCGACGGGCCTTCCCGCGCAGCGTCTGCTGACCATCCTGCTGGAATTGGAACTGCGCGGTGCGATCCGGGCGCGGCCCGGAGGCCATTACGTCCTGAACCTCTAG